From the genome of Alphaproteobacteria bacterium:
TATTCCTGAATAAAAAATTTCGCACTCGCAATAGGTTATCAGCCGCCCTTTGAGCTATATAACAAATAGTAGCCGATCCGGCACCCCAATCGTGGCCGGTATCGTCTCCGAATGCCCCAATACGGCCGATCGCCGCGCGCCTCGAACCGGTCCGATCTAGGACGGAACCTCGATCGGACGGCGTAGCGGCCGATCCTGATATTTCTGCAATCGCGTGACACGCAGCCCTTTCTGTCCGTGCCGGCGCACCATCTCGTTCCACGATTCGAACTCTTCCATGGTCAGGTTGTAGCGCTCGCAGGCTTCCTCCGATGTCAGCACTCCCTTGTCGACGGCGGCCACGACTTCAGCCTTGCGGCGCGGCACCCACCGTCGGGTATTCGGGGAAGGTAAATCGGCGAGAGCCGATCGCGAGGCCA
Proteins encoded in this window:
- a CDS encoding DUF1153 domain-containing protein; the protein is MSKGSKSSKGKVVKIMASRSALADLPSPNTRRWVPRRKAEVVAAVDKGVLTSEEACERYNLTMEEFESWNEMVRRHGQKGLRVTRLQKYQDRPLRRPIEVPS